One Dioscorea cayenensis subsp. rotundata cultivar TDr96_F1 chromosome 15, TDr96_F1_v2_PseudoChromosome.rev07_lg8_w22 25.fasta, whole genome shotgun sequence genomic region harbors:
- the LOC120277932 gene encoding integrator complex subunit 3 isoform X2, producing MELPQLLQCKPFECENPLGISLREAFVLLQSQLKPPFSLKIPNPSEYSQLNLAIVYGILTQPQLAKTHLTHLHAIVTDGYCFFTSTLIKLVNDSFPRLLGTPRTQLLWLTSKLVDVSAVKIEALLVLLLRWIIGGDFSEPNLWLCAELLKMFLDKWEWLSNDPLVLTSALFAYLRLLADHYRLAGGVKLEALKRMEIDFCVRVLRECFGLCLKIGRDLVRLLQDVVYIPELKELWKDLLFNPDVFRVSGFSDISQLYCVRTPKHYFLLRINPEMETELRFLLSFVKWGSQKRYQVWFAKKHFSLPGSETVMVDIVRFICCAHHPSNEIIQSSVIPRWAIIGWLLKCCRRNYFQANLKLALFFDWLFYDEKHDNIMNIEPAILLILNSVPKYVDITHTLLDFLFLLVDNYDFNRREMIARCVSTSFSLLLQKGVVHSFEPLTSCCLLAPPIHQRLAIFIAPKSTLNSFAPQVITEGEVL from the exons ATGGAGCTTCCTCAATTGCTCCAATGCAAGCCCTTTGAATGCGAGAATCCACTTGGAATATCTCTCAGAGAAgcctttgttcttcttcaaaGCCAATTGAAGCCCCCTTTCTCATTGAAAATTCCCAATCCTTCAGAGTACTCACAACTCAATCTTGCTATAGTTTATGGAATTCTAACTCAACCCCAATTAGCTAAAACTCATCTTACTCACCTCCATGCCATTGTCACTGATGGATATTGTTTCTTCACCTCCACCTTGATCAAGTTAGTGAATGATTCTTTCCCTAGGCTTCTTGGCACTCCAAGAACTCAGCTTTTATGGTTGACTTCCAAGTTAGTCGATGTTTCTGCTGTAAAGATTGAGGCTTTGTTGGTGTTGTTATTGAGATGGATAATTGGCGGTGATTTCTCTGAACCAAATTTATGGTTGTGTGCAGAGCTTCTTAAGATGTTCTTGGATAAATGGGAATGGTTGTCTAATGATCCATTGGTGCTCACAAGTGCATTGTTTGCATATCTTCGGTTGTTGGCCGATCACTATAGGCTTGCAGGAGGTGTGAAGCTAGAAGCATTGAAGCGGATGGAGATTGATTTCTGTGTCAGAGTGTTGAGAGAGTGTTTTGGTTTGTGTTTAAAAATTGGTCGTGACCTTGTTCGGCTTTTGCAAGATGTGGTTTACATTCCTGAGTTAAAAGAATTGTGGAAGGATTTGCTGTTCAATCCTGATGTGTTTCGAGTTTCGGGTTTTTCTGATATCTCACAATTATATTGTGTGAGGACCCCGAAGCATTATTTCTTGCTGAGGATCAACCCTGAGATGGAAACCGAGTTGAGATTTTTGCTTTCCTTTGTCAAATGGGGGAGTCAGAAGAGATACCAAGTTTGGTTTGCTAAGAAACACTTTTCTCTGCCGGGTAGTGAGACTGTCATGGTCGACATTGTTCGGTTTATATGTTGTGCTCACCATCCTTCAAATGAGATCATTCAATCTAGTGTCATACCAAGGTGGGCAATAATTGGTTGGCTTTTGAAATGCTGCAGGAGAAACTACTTCCAGGCAAATCTAAAGCTCGCATTGTTCTTTGATTGGCTGTTTTATGATGAGAAGCATGATAATATCATGAACATAGAGCCTGCAATTCTTTTGATTCTGAACTCTGTGCCAAAGTATGTCGACATTACTCACACCCTGCTTGACTTTCTGTTCTTGTTAGTGGACAACTATGATTTTAATAGGAGAGAAATGATTGCTCGGTGTGTTTCGACATCTTTCAGTTTACTGCTTCAGAAAGGTGTTGTTCACTCATTCGAACCTCTGACTTCTTGCTGTTTGCTCGCTCCGCCAATCCATCAGAGACTTGCTATCTTTATAGCTCCTAAATCAACATTGAACTCGTTTGCCCCTCAAGTTATTACTGAAGGAGAG GTATTGTGA
- the LOC120277932 gene encoding integrator complex subunit 3 isoform X1, with protein MELPQLLQCKPFECENPLGISLREAFVLLQSQLKPPFSLKIPNPSEYSQLNLAIVYGILTQPQLAKTHLTHLHAIVTDGYCFFTSTLIKLVNDSFPRLLGTPRTQLLWLTSKLVDVSAVKIEALLVLLLRWIIGGDFSEPNLWLCAELLKMFLDKWEWLSNDPLVLTSALFAYLRLLADHYRLAGGVKLEALKRMEIDFCVRVLRECFGLCLKIGRDLVRLLQDVVYIPELKELWKDLLFNPDVFRVSGFSDISQLYCVRTPKHYFLLRINPEMETELRFLLSFVKWGSQKRYQVWFAKKHFSLPGSETVMVDIVRFICCAHHPSNEIIQSSVIPRWAIIGWLLKCCRRNYFQANLKLALFFDWLFYDEKHDNIMNIEPAILLILNSVPKYVDITHTLLDFLFLLVDNYDFNRREMIARCVSTSFSLLLQKGVVHSFEPLTSCCLLAPPIHQRLAIFIAPKSTLNSFAPQVITEGEVGK; from the coding sequence ATGGAGCTTCCTCAATTGCTCCAATGCAAGCCCTTTGAATGCGAGAATCCACTTGGAATATCTCTCAGAGAAgcctttgttcttcttcaaaGCCAATTGAAGCCCCCTTTCTCATTGAAAATTCCCAATCCTTCAGAGTACTCACAACTCAATCTTGCTATAGTTTATGGAATTCTAACTCAACCCCAATTAGCTAAAACTCATCTTACTCACCTCCATGCCATTGTCACTGATGGATATTGTTTCTTCACCTCCACCTTGATCAAGTTAGTGAATGATTCTTTCCCTAGGCTTCTTGGCACTCCAAGAACTCAGCTTTTATGGTTGACTTCCAAGTTAGTCGATGTTTCTGCTGTAAAGATTGAGGCTTTGTTGGTGTTGTTATTGAGATGGATAATTGGCGGTGATTTCTCTGAACCAAATTTATGGTTGTGTGCAGAGCTTCTTAAGATGTTCTTGGATAAATGGGAATGGTTGTCTAATGATCCATTGGTGCTCACAAGTGCATTGTTTGCATATCTTCGGTTGTTGGCCGATCACTATAGGCTTGCAGGAGGTGTGAAGCTAGAAGCATTGAAGCGGATGGAGATTGATTTCTGTGTCAGAGTGTTGAGAGAGTGTTTTGGTTTGTGTTTAAAAATTGGTCGTGACCTTGTTCGGCTTTTGCAAGATGTGGTTTACATTCCTGAGTTAAAAGAATTGTGGAAGGATTTGCTGTTCAATCCTGATGTGTTTCGAGTTTCGGGTTTTTCTGATATCTCACAATTATATTGTGTGAGGACCCCGAAGCATTATTTCTTGCTGAGGATCAACCCTGAGATGGAAACCGAGTTGAGATTTTTGCTTTCCTTTGTCAAATGGGGGAGTCAGAAGAGATACCAAGTTTGGTTTGCTAAGAAACACTTTTCTCTGCCGGGTAGTGAGACTGTCATGGTCGACATTGTTCGGTTTATATGTTGTGCTCACCATCCTTCAAATGAGATCATTCAATCTAGTGTCATACCAAGGTGGGCAATAATTGGTTGGCTTTTGAAATGCTGCAGGAGAAACTACTTCCAGGCAAATCTAAAGCTCGCATTGTTCTTTGATTGGCTGTTTTATGATGAGAAGCATGATAATATCATGAACATAGAGCCTGCAATTCTTTTGATTCTGAACTCTGTGCCAAAGTATGTCGACATTACTCACACCCTGCTTGACTTTCTGTTCTTGTTAGTGGACAACTATGATTTTAATAGGAGAGAAATGATTGCTCGGTGTGTTTCGACATCTTTCAGTTTACTGCTTCAGAAAGGTGTTGTTCACTCATTCGAACCTCTGACTTCTTGCTGTTTGCTCGCTCCGCCAATCCATCAGAGACTTGCTATCTTTATAGCTCCTAAATCAACATTGAACTCGTTTGCCCCTCAAGTTATTACTGAAGGAGAGGTAGGAAAGTGA
- the LOC120277932 gene encoding integrator complex subunit 3 isoform X3 — protein sequence MFLDKWEWLSNDPLVLTSALFAYLRLLADHYRLAGGVKLEALKRMEIDFCVRVLRECFGLCLKIGRDLVRLLQDVVYIPELKELWKDLLFNPDVFRVSGFSDISQLYCVRTPKHYFLLRINPEMETELRFLLSFVKWGSQKRYQVWFAKKHFSLPGSETVMVDIVRFICCAHHPSNEIIQSSVIPRWAIIGWLLKCCRRNYFQANLKLALFFDWLFYDEKHDNIMNIEPAILLILNSVPKYVDITHTLLDFLFLLVDNYDFNRREMIARCVSTSFSLLLQKGVVHSFEPLTSCCLLAPPIHQRLAIFIAPKSTLNSFAPQVITEGEVGK from the coding sequence ATGTTCTTGGATAAATGGGAATGGTTGTCTAATGATCCATTGGTGCTCACAAGTGCATTGTTTGCATATCTTCGGTTGTTGGCCGATCACTATAGGCTTGCAGGAGGTGTGAAGCTAGAAGCATTGAAGCGGATGGAGATTGATTTCTGTGTCAGAGTGTTGAGAGAGTGTTTTGGTTTGTGTTTAAAAATTGGTCGTGACCTTGTTCGGCTTTTGCAAGATGTGGTTTACATTCCTGAGTTAAAAGAATTGTGGAAGGATTTGCTGTTCAATCCTGATGTGTTTCGAGTTTCGGGTTTTTCTGATATCTCACAATTATATTGTGTGAGGACCCCGAAGCATTATTTCTTGCTGAGGATCAACCCTGAGATGGAAACCGAGTTGAGATTTTTGCTTTCCTTTGTCAAATGGGGGAGTCAGAAGAGATACCAAGTTTGGTTTGCTAAGAAACACTTTTCTCTGCCGGGTAGTGAGACTGTCATGGTCGACATTGTTCGGTTTATATGTTGTGCTCACCATCCTTCAAATGAGATCATTCAATCTAGTGTCATACCAAGGTGGGCAATAATTGGTTGGCTTTTGAAATGCTGCAGGAGAAACTACTTCCAGGCAAATCTAAAGCTCGCATTGTTCTTTGATTGGCTGTTTTATGATGAGAAGCATGATAATATCATGAACATAGAGCCTGCAATTCTTTTGATTCTGAACTCTGTGCCAAAGTATGTCGACATTACTCACACCCTGCTTGACTTTCTGTTCTTGTTAGTGGACAACTATGATTTTAATAGGAGAGAAATGATTGCTCGGTGTGTTTCGACATCTTTCAGTTTACTGCTTCAGAAAGGTGTTGTTCACTCATTCGAACCTCTGACTTCTTGCTGTTTGCTCGCTCCGCCAATCCATCAGAGACTTGCTATCTTTATAGCTCCTAAATCAACATTGAACTCGTTTGCCCCTCAAGTTATTACTGAAGGAGAGGTAGGAAAGTGA